The window ACTTTCTCCAACttccaaacacaacaaaagcatTTTCACTACACCTGTCCATCCTGCTGCAGGTGGTGGTGCAGAATCTGAGAGTGGGGTTGTTGGTGTGGTGCCAGGATGTGCATGAAGGGGGCAGGGGCGTagcctgcagcagctggggGGTTGATGGGTCCTCCACTCCCGAGAGCTGAGGGCAGGCTGAACGAAGCCCCTGGGGTGCCAGCATGGAAACCCTGCTTCTCAAATGACTGTGGGAAGAAGACAGAAGAGTTTTGCTTCATTTCAACTATATTTGGTCAGTGAGGAcattcttgaaaaaaaaaaaaaaaaagtatacatttttaattcaattaaataaatTCTGTAATTACCGGCGTCTTTGTGTAAACAGACCCTGAAATATCTGGTACCCCGGTGTTGCTTGACGTTACAGAGACTCCTGCAGAGACAGGAGAACAAGAGAAATACCTGTCAAAAAACTGCTGAACTGAACATGAGAAGGAACTTAAAGGACAATTCTAAACCATAACCAGCCACAGACTCTTAACACCTATAATGCTACTTTATTGTATATTTGTAGTATATTGTGGATTCAAGCgtcagcatttaaaaacaagagaATCCTGGGAACCTTTAGGTATAAACATCTGTGTCGGCATAACTTCATAGATGATCACAGCTGAAATTTCCCTTTagtgagaacagaaaaaaagagggagtGAGAGGATGAAGAGGGATGAGGCAGACCAGAAGAAGGATGTGAAAGATTGTGTAGTAGCCTATTAGTTCCAGTCATGACTGGATCTGGCGTTTACTGCTCAGGTTGTTCTAACTCTCACCAACCCCCTGTATCACCATGGAGATGCATAACAGGGTCAACTCTGGCACAAAATAAGAAGGTGGACACAAGACACAGGTTTTCAAGAATTTCCATGACAAAACTTTAGTGCCTTGAATTCCCTAAAAGACTAATGTGAAACCACCACTAATTTTATAAGCATTGAGAATGAACACACAGAGCAAAATAGCTGCAATACTACTTCCAGTGAGTGCAGTCAGGAATGCATTAATTATTAGTAATATCTGACTACTCCTTtgccaaaacaaatatttggtAAGCTCAAATAGTAACAACACCCTAAAACTTATGATTGAGGATGTCTAGGCAAATGAATTTTGATACAGTACAGATGCCATGTTTTCTGGCACATCCAATCACTAGACAGATAAGCAGCAGCAAAACCTTTGAGGACGGCAAAGTTACCAATTAAAAAGGTAAATATTTGGATAGTATAATGATTTCTGGGGCAAACGTCTCTGCAGTACTCAAAGTTGGTGctgtttccttctctttttcagcCTTGGTACAAAACCTTTAACTCAGGAAATGTGGCAACGCAACACTTGAAATAACcagagcaaaaaacaaaacaaaaaacaaccgATGAGCAAACCATTGAGCACATCTTTATAAGACAAATTGGTTTTCAACCCAGTACCAGGTGTGAGTGGATATGTGCAGCTGCTTTCGTGGACAACACTATTTTTATCAAGAATTCTTAGCATTTTGTTGCCCTCTCTTTCTTCGGTTGTAAACTTAGTGAGCTTGTTTCTCTGGAGATGGACATACCGGCAATGACAACATGAGTGAAGAGCAAGCAACAGAGGGAAAATGGGACAGCATCAACTAGAGCACCTCATCATCAGTTTATGGCAGCCACAGCCAACGTGAGCTGCCAAATTTTAGACtaaaatgacaatttaataGCAGAATTGCCAGGAACATAAAACCCAGATTGGACTGATGATGAGTTACCCTGGAAGAGAAAAGGTAACAGGATGGCAGACAAGGCTTCTAAGAGAGGCAGGCTGCACTGGACCGTCTAACAGCATGACGGGTTGTCCAACAGGCGCATCTCATCAGAGATGAGGCAAAGGAACCAGAGCAAAGAGGGGGAGAAGGATGGTTCGTGACACAAGGAGGAAGACGGGAGGGACAGGGTTTTTTTCTTTCCGTTGTACTTTGGCATGTGGCGGCACTCACCGACTCCAGGCCCGGTGACAGAGCTGGCTGGCTTGTTTTGTGCAGAAGCGGCAGCGGCCACAGCAGTGCCGTATCCGCCCTTACAGAAATCCCCACTCCCTGAAGCCTGGCCCACATCCTCATAGCCTGcaacagtcagacacacagcCGCAGCCCACAGCGTTAGACACACCAGGCAGGGGGAGGCAGACCTGCCTCAGATAGCATTTGCAAATTATTCCCAGCGTCTGTTTGACCTGTGTACTATATGGACAGGTTTTACCAAATTGTGACAATACAGATAGTGTCAAGTCCTGTAATGAACAAACTATTGTGACATAATTTGCAATAACTAAACTTTGACACCAACTGCATTGCCCTGTGTGGCAAAGCCTGCCCATCCTGCACAAAAAGCAGGTCAGAATCGACGCTAACCATCATTTGCAAAATACTATTTGACCCAAGTCTGAGGGGGAGGGAGTGGGGGGAGTGAGGGGGCaggcagggtgtgtgtgtaggaggtgGGGGAAGGGTGAAGAGTGCATTTGAGTTGGGTGATGGCAGAAAGCAGCAGATGGTGCAGCTTAGAACAAATGGGTATTGCACAAGTTGTGTCCAAAGGTGAATAGTGGGTGGTGAATTACAGTATGAAAATATAACAGcatcactgaaaaagaaaaaaaagaatataaagtgATTGAACAGACCCCACAAGGCCAAAGGGAAAATATGTAAACTGCTGACAGAATAAGGGCTCAATGAGGAGTCATATtaggaaatacagaaaataaagggTGCACTACTTGCTGATGTGTTCATAATAAACGTGTGTGTAGGAGATGGGGTGGACGGTGAAGCCTTTGGGCAAACTCCACTTTCTGATTTGAGCAAAGCAAGCCATGGAAGACAGCAGGAGACTGATAACTGAACCCCTCTGTTTAAGCTGGTATAGCCAGGTGCCCCTGTTAAAGCCCCTCTTCATTTCCCCATTTGGTTCAAATGGCAGTTCCACACATTTTATCACGAAAAGGCATTCAATAAAAGTGACAGATGTTTTCTTGCCATTATAAAAACAGCTGCATTATTGAAGCATGTTTCttgtttgtaaatgtaatgaaaacCATGTACCAAATTCAGATACATTTCCAGTAGAAAACTAAACCTGAACAATCATGCTCATGGTCAATAGAAACCCTATTTATCTTTGAGGTCAACAGATCAAGTGAGAACTGGAAGACGAGAATGTTTGATGAACCATTAACAACCATTGTGACAAGCATAAATGCCTTAACAAGCATGTTTATGCTTGCAGATGCTGCACAGCTCAAATGACATATGCACTCCACACCAAAGAGAAATTAATAGGCTTATTGTGAGGAGCAGAGTTATTGGTATGCAGGTATACAGAGCAGGACCTGCATGACCCCTCCAAAAATGCCGTTTCATCATGGTTTAGCGCCTCACCAGTGCTGTATCCATGGGAACCATAGCCACTAGCCTGCTGGAAAGGTGTGGCAGATGCATTGACACCGACATTCACACCATGCTGTTTTGACGAGGTAGGAGCCACCTggatggggggaaaaaacaaacaaacaaaaaaaaaaaaaaaaaaaaaaaaaaatcatatcatATCCAAAAGTGATTACTGCGAATTGAACATTTTTAAGTTGCATTTAGAGAAAGGGGTTTTGAAGATCTTCATGACCTTAGAGAAAATGTTCTAAACCAAAAAAGCCGACTCAGGGTGGAAGCAGTAGTGCAATCCAACATATCCAAACTTGAGACAAGTGTGAAGTTCTCACCGGAAACACAGCAGGTCCGTACTGGAAGGTATTGGGCAGGCCTGGCATGCCAGTGTAGTATGGGAGGCTCGTGTAACTGTAGCCAGGCGGCAGCCCCGGGTTGAGGAAAGGCTGCTGTGTTGTGTGATGCGTCTGGGTCTGGTTCTGTTGTGTCTGAGCTAATGTGGTGGCTGGAGCTGGGGAGGATGCATCACCCCGACCAAACTTTGATAAGTCACCTACATGGTAAAAGGATAGAGGGAAATTATCAAAAGGTGAAAATGCAAActgcatgtggaaaaaaaataattccatCAAAAGGATGTAAAGAACGAAGAACAATGGCATTGAGGATTGTTAAATCACTCACAGCCTCAGCATCACTAAAATGATTTACAATTACCCCTACTATACTTGATCTTAGATGACAAGCATTCATATCATAACAGCATTAATACTGAAATCATGTCCAAACCAATATTCTCCTGATGAAGCCAGTGTGTGCCCATTGAGCAGAGCACTGCCATCCTGCTAAACTCTGTTTTGATTAACAATCCCAGCAAACTTTCAGTAACCTCTTTATCCTACTACCTTTATGTCAGGATAATCATATGAAACCTAGCTTTTAAGAATCGCTCCTCCTTCAAGTGAGCATATAAATATTCAATGTGCAGACAGTTGACTCAGTTCTGAATGAACAAATGTCAGCAGGTGGCTCACCAGAATAGGGGTTGCTCGTCAGGCTGCCCTCTCTGCCAGTCAGTGCGGTTGTTGGAGTTGCAAAGGGGATGCTGTAATAATcctgaagagaaaaatatttttagaaaatattaatCCAGGATAAGTAGCAATGACATACGCCTTGTGCATCGGTAAATGGCAGCAGCTGGACACTCACCAGCGGTATTCTTGTCTGCAGCATCTGTAGGTCATCATAGCCGTACACCTGAGGCTGAGATACAAGAAATATATTAGAAAATAGTGACGCTAACTGCAGTCACTATGCAGCTAGATACACTTGTAATTCTGTCCTGCAATAAGTGCTAATTTCACAGGAGTGACAATATCCAGTTCTGGCTTTGGAGAGGTATgttgttaatgtcttaattttGTCATAAACTTACAGGGTAGGCATGCAGTAGTCCTGGGGCCATGATGTATGGGTTGGGCAGTAGAGGGGGCACTCCAGGTGGCAGGTTTGGAGGTGCTTTCCCTGTATGCACAAgacaatgtaaaatatgaagtACGCAATGATTTTTTAGGTCAGTCAATGCTATGAAACCTGTAACACTAGTGGAACTTTATAAACGTATTCACTTATTTGCCAGTGTAAACTAAGAACATAAGCTTCAAAAACAGAGTAGAGATGCACAATTAATCTTTAAAATCCCAGTTATAATTGATACCCTTCACAATTTGAAGACTGTACTACACCATGTGACTGTGCcccagcagagaaaaacaactaaGAAAGAGAATTAACAATTGAGAGAAACAAGCAAAGTGAGAGCAAGATGTGTCAGAATCATTCCTGTCAGTGATGCTGAGAAAATGGAAACCAATTGATGCTGAGTTGGACAAAAACACTGTACCCCTACTTAACAATGGGTTataatgtgttttctcttctgcagCTCAAAGACATGCACAACCAAAAACATACTTTTTAAGcaatttttctgtcattttcagaaaatgccTTCCAGCCGACCACACAGTCAAATACATGAGGCAGACAATGTAAAAGGGGAATTTCCcaatttctgtttcatttcataacCCATGATTAGGATGCAAAACTGTGAGGGAGAAGCAGATACTCCTAAGTGCCATGTGCTTGTGTCTCACCTGAGGATGCTGCAGAGCTGCGTGTGGATGACGAAGTAGCTGAAGAGGGAATGGTTGAAGCTGCTGTGGAGGCTGAAACTGTGGCAGCTGCTGTAGGTGGGGCACCCATGGAGGCAGTGTTGAGGCCAATAGCCAGACTGGTGACGGGGCCGAGACCAGAAGTAGCTGAAACTGTGGCAGAGCCCACCGTGGCGGCCTGAGGGGCTCCAAGAGACACCtgcgcagcagcagccacagaggaagaagaggagggtaCTGATGAAGATGGCAcggcagagacagaggaagggaaTGATGAGGAGTGGAGGCTCGAGTCACCGTCTACGCTTGGATGCTGCAGAGACGGAAGGAAGCAGGGAGAAAGAATTGATGAGATTACATTCCCATTAGAGTGAATGGGCAACTAATGTGCCCTGTACCATCACAGGAAACACATCTTTGAAAGACACTCAGGCTGATACACTCTCTCCTGCCTAAGCATGTAACATAACAATGGCACCTGTATTAAAATCTAATCTGCACTTtcaatgatctgacaaaacatcACACTAGATGCATATTTTTccaggacaaacacaaagagctcACCAGTAAGCTTGAGTTGGATGTTCGCACTGAAGATGGAGCAAGACTGTTCTGTTGTGATGGGTGAGAGCTGTAAAAATGACCAGAAGGTTCAGAGCACATTTCaccaaatatcacatttacagaTACACGAGTTCACTACTTTATAATTGTGTGTTATTTAGCTGCACCTCACCTGTTGTGCTGAGGAGGGGGAATGGTGCTTGGAGGCAGGTCTTCACCATGCCCAAGAGCACTAATGGATGTCTGATTGGATGTAGCCAACAAGGATGCAGGGCCTGAGCCACTGTCTGCTAATGTGCCCATGGTGGATACCGGTGTGACTGAATCAGAGGCTGGCTTGACTGACACTGCAgagcctgctgcagctggaggggCAGGAAAAAAGGTGTCAAGAGTATTTTAAACAGTGCTTTTAAGAAGAGACCTTAGTAAATAGATGCTTACCTTCCACAGATTGTGTTGCTTGTATTGAACTGAAGCCATTCtgtaaaaccaacaatgaagGTGAGCTCAGGTTTCTATGGAAACAGGCTATTGATAAGAAGGCAAATGGTGCTGGGCTCTTGGAAACAGTCACCAAGAAGCTTATCTGACATGCAGAGCAGTTTAACTACAGGTCAGGTTTGAAACCAGTAGTGCATTACAATGAACAcaacctaaaaataaaaaaagcaggaaCAACAAGGGATAGAATAACACTATAGGCACAGTTTATTTGAGAACACCTGCCCCTGTCACAATTTTAACACTTGACTTCAGGTAATGTCTGTGAGTTTAacgaggaagaaaagaaaaaaaaaaaaaaaatcagggctCACCCATGTTAAAACAAACTTTAACCTTGAGacatctatctatatatatatatatatatatctatatatatctatatctagatctatatctatagatatatatatctatatagatatagatagatatctatctatatatctatatatctatatctatctatctatctatctatctatctatatatatatacatacatacacacacattctattaaaaaaaaatgtgctaaATTCAATACTTAGAGactcaaaacttttttttacattaataagATTGTAGCACAACATACAAACATGGGAACTGTCACTTTTTTATATGGCATGATAAACTTCCATTCCATAATCATGATTTTGAAGTTATTTGGAGCTATGTAAATTTAAGTTAGATATTAACATCAAGACTTCCACCGGTAGTTTACCGGTATTGAACACTCTAGGACTAAGTGTGGGTTAAGCCTGAGCTCCCCTCTGATATGTGCTTTACTAAGATAACACCATATAAAAAAGGTGAAGCTTTATTTACCTTGGGCTGCATATCTTTCTGAGGGGAGGAAGAGACTGAAGGAGGGTATCGCCGTGTCTGAGATGCTCTCTGATCGTACAGGTCCATTTGGCTGGAGTTCGAGAGAGCTGGAGTCGACTCACTGCAGATTGTAAAAGTAGCAATGAGACCAAATTTGTGTCCTTGGAGCAATAAAATCTTTCATCATcaatacatacacaaataaaaacaaacaaaaaaagaaaaacctctgCTCACATTGTACCACTTTTGTTAAGCTGTAGATGTACCAACCTGCTGGGGCTAGTGTACAGACTGTTCTGAACCTGGTTGGCTGGTGTTGTGGTGCTAGGGGTGGACTCATACTCTGGTAGAACTGGTTCTGACCCAAACTGCAGTGCTCCAAACTGAAGATTGAGGCCTGAGATGTCTGCTGAGCCAGGCATTTCCACTGCCATTGCTGGAATCTGAAATCAAGGGCATTTTCTGAGTTAGCTCAAATACTCTAGATCTGTTCCCAGTATTGATTCTTCAAAATCCCATCCAAGCACCAAAGGCTTGTTCTCTTTCACAGACccatattttaatttgaatgttaCCTTTGTAGTAATGGAAgtcctcttcttctgctgtttgagTTTATGTTGTTGCAAAGGCAGTGGACTTGACCCCTGTGGATCTGAGGAACTGGGAGAAACTTGCTGACCTAGAGAAGGAACTGCTGCCATTTTGGGAAGggaagaagcaggaggaggCACCACATGAGGAGAGGATGTTGTCTGTTGGGCTAAGGAAGAAGAcgaggagacagaggaaggaggCAGGCCTTTGTCCTGCAGGAAAACATCCAACATGGACGAGGTTGAGGTGGCAGTCTGATATGGCTGCCGCTTCGTAAAGGGTGCATGAACAGCAGACTCTGGCTGAGCCTTCATATCTGAACAAAGAATGAGAACAGAAATATTAGCATATAAAAcattgagaaaaagaaaaaaatctacaaTATTACATACATGCAGTATACATCAGCCTTACAATGCTGAAGGGAATTAAAGTAGGATTTCAACATAGGCATTTGATTTGATGGACAGCTGATTGACACTGGAAAAATTTATTAAAGTAAATACAATAGGATGTCATCTCACCATATTGTCCCAATGAGGTGGCATTGTTATCCCAGGATGAAGGAGCTGTGTTGGGAGGTCCACTCTGGGAGTGCTGGGCTGCCAGCTGGGCCAGTGCCTGGGCTGTTTTATACTGCTCCAGGAACTGAGAGCCAGTGGTCCCTGTGCTGCCTCCTTtagggtcccccacctccccaaAACCCTTGCTCAGCATGCTGACCTGCAATGTCAGTAGATTATCACACACTGCTCTTACAGTAATGCAAGTATTGCTGCTTCACTGGCATAGTCATGACATGATGTGAATGTCCATATTTTTTTCCCGTGTGGTTAGAAGGTGGTTGacataaaatgtttattcataACTTCGCATCAGTAAAGCAAATCTAAAAGTCAGTATGCacccacaaaataaaaaaaactgcttaaatgttttttggcaACTCTTACCATGCTGTGCTGGGTGTATGGGGTGCTGGATGATGTTTGGGAGAGTGGCACTCCTTGCTTGGAGTTGCTGAAAACGAGTGACTGGGATAAGGAGGGGGGCTGGGCGGCCTCCATGGGGgggttttctgtttctgaagaGGAAGATGGGGGAGTCTTCCCTAGAAGAACTGCCAGGTCAATCCTATAGCAGGAAAGAAACCAAGTCTGATAAGAAATTTAAGAAGCGGTCTGTGCCAAGTCAACTTTTAGAACAGCAGCTACAAATTACAGGTCATTTTAAGTGATTAACCTGCAGAATATTTTCTCAATCATTTGGTTTATAAAATATCAGTagacagaaaacatttccaTCAGAAATGCATGTTCCCCCAAACCAACAGTTAAAAACACGATGATGATGACACGCTTATTATTTTAAGCAATGTTAaatagaatgttttttttttagtcactAATATTTGAGAGATTTATTGGCTTACTAGTCAATCAATTTGACAAAATGATTATCTCTGATCAAAATTTGTCAAGGTAAATGACAGCTTGTCATGCTCATTAGAAGAACGTGAATGACAAAATCCAACCTCCAGTTGAGCAAAAACTATTAAACCAggcaaatgtaattttttttaataaaaacagttcCTAGAAAAGTACTCTGCTGGGAAGCATGAGTCAGGCTAATGAACTGCACAAACGACCCACCTCTGTCCTTTGGTGATGGTAACATTCTCTTGAGGGAGAGGCATAGATGCCACATTGGAGGCTGTGAATATCTTTGTCTCTGAaagctgcagaggaagaggaggtagaAGATGAAagttatattttgaaaaacagaagtggactttaaatttaaaaagagacCCAGTCCTTTAATGAAATTGCACAAATATCTAGAACTTCTTTTATTTACAGCACTTGCATGAGGTCAAGGCCAGAAACACTCACATCTTCATTCCAGTCCTCAGTGCCCCACTCCTCTGTGGCAGTCCTCCAGGCACCTATGAGTCAAAGACAGACAATTTAGTACTACTACTTTACTACTTTGGGCAAAgagcacttaaaaaaaaaaaaaaaaaaaaaaaaaaaaaggaatatataaaaataagaaaaggcaGGTTTACCAGGGGCAGAGTCAAACTTGGGTGGGTAATTTGTTCCCTCTCCTGCAGAGTATTCCAACCCTACAGACAAAGACAGGTGAGGAGATCAAAGATAAATCTGATGGAAAGAGCTGcacactctacacctcagacttctgctacaactcaggaacctgtcacctccaaaagttctctgatgactcctcAATCTTTCGATGCATtaataataacgatgaggagtacagacatttgataaaaagctttgttgattggtgtaacaacaactgtctaaagctcaatatcaagaaaaccagaaaactgGTGGAGGACTTCAGGAGGAGCAGAAAGACCCCAGTCCCcgtctccatccttggagaggaagtagagattgGGGACTCCTAAAAATATCTTGgagttcacattaacaacaaagtggactggtcaaacaagaaaggacagagcagactgttcctCCTCAGGAgactgttcctttggtgtgtgcaacaagctactgaagatgttctatcagtctgcagtagcgagtgcactgttctttgcagttgtgtgctggggaggtggcatcaaggctggtgaggccaacaaactaaataagttgatcaggaaggcaaaatctgttgttggactggaaatggacagtctggaggctgtggcagagaagaggatggtggacaaaatcaactgcATACTGGACAATCttgcccacccacttcatgaggaactgtggtgaatggaaattcattcagccacagactaattcctcctaaagccaagactgagattcaggaagtcttgtGTGTCCACGTCCATAAGACTCCATAATTCCACAGCaaacaatacacaaacaaaaataaaaaaagaataactgctgtaacaataaagtaataaagtagtcttcttccctcttcctctgatctgctggagcttcaTTGGGATGCTTGGCATGATCGTAAAATTATATGGATGTTTCATTGATATGATTAGCTCCTTCTATTGGAGGGCAAACCTTTCTTAAGTTAACTTACTAGCTCCCTCCTCCAGCTCCATACTTCCTGTGTTGTTCCAGGTGCTGCCTCCTCCATAATTGTCTTCTGTCTGGGCTGGCTCTGCATAGTCAGCAGGGTTGAATGTTCTGAGgggggaaaagaagaaaaaaaaaaagcaaaagaaaaaaaagagttaaaaGTTAACCTTGGcctgaatttcccctcagggattaataaaggtTATCTTATATTTACTGACTGCTTCCGAAAACAACAGTCactagcctggccagccagacccaccCCTTTCTCagcgaaagaatgtgggtctggaaccCCTGCCATAGGGAGTCTTTTCCTCCGGCCTCAAATGAGCCAGGCCAATCAAAGCCGTTAATCTGCAATGGGGTGGGCTTTACGCTCCAGTCGCccaaccagatttaaacaagccttgCACATACGCACTGACTCGTTTGTAATGTTTCTtaatgccagtcccaagtccgcaAATcattctacaactggcttttaCCGTTTACTCctttcaaaaatatgcacagaactggtgataacaccgtgtattctcatgtttttacaacaaaaacgacaacagtcattcactagcacCTCTATTCTACCGCACGTGTCATATCGttcgtttctctgattggtttattctgcttCCAATGGCCCGCCCCCAGGAACACATCTCAAACGAAGAGATCTCAGACTAATTTTTTGTAGACTATAACAAGCATTAGTCTGGCTGGACAGGCTAAACAGTCACAGCTGGATGCCtacacataaaaacatctg of the Mastacembelus armatus chromosome 11, fMasArm1.2, whole genome shotgun sequence genome contains:
- the ubap2l gene encoding ubiquitin-associated protein 2-like isoform X4, translating into MMTSMGGNRARGSWEQTQGQTQSQTQHKQRPQATAEQIRLAQMISDHNDADFEEKVKQLIDITGKDQDESMIALHDCNGDVNRAINVLLEGSPDTDSWEMVGKKKGVSGQKEASQAETGEEGKENREKGGEKDVARRRGGAQRKGRGTSRGREFRGQENGLDGAKAGVAGRGAERGRRGRGRGRGTAGVSGRRGGRFSAQGMGTFNPADYAEPAQTEDNYGGGSTWNNTGSMELEEGARLEYSAGEGTNYPPKFDSAPGAWRTATEEWGTEDWNEDLSETKIFTASNVASMPLPQENVTITKGQRIDLAVLLGKTPPSSSSETENPPMEAAQPPSLSQSLVFSNSKQGVPLSQTSSSTPYTQHSMVSMLSKGFGEVGDPKGGSTGTTGSQFLEQYKTAQALAQLAAQHSQSGPPNTAPSSWDNNATSLGQYDMKAQPESAVHAPFTKRQPYQTATSTSSMLDVFLQDKGLPPSSVSSSSSLAQQTTSSPHVVPPPASSLPKMAAVPSLGQQVSPSSSDPQGSSPLPLQQHKLKQQKKRTSITTKIPAMAVEMPGSADISGLNLQFGALQFGSEPVLPEYESTPSTTTPANQVQNSLYTSPSSESTPALSNSSQMDLYDQRASQTRRYPPSVSSSPQKDMQPKNGFSSIQATQSVEAAAGSAVSVKPASDSVTPVSTMGTLADSGSGPASLLATSNQTSISALGHGEDLPPSTIPPPQHNSSHPSQQNSLAPSSVRTSNSSLLHPSVDGDSSLHSSSFPSSVSAVPSSSVPSSSSSVAAAAQVSLGAPQAATVGSATVSATSGLGPVTSLAIGLNTASMGAPPTAAATVSASTAASTIPSSATSSSTRSSAASSGKAPPNLPPGVPPLLPNPYIMAPGLLHAYPPQVYGYDDLQMLQTRIPLDYYSIPFATPTTALTGREGSLTSNPYSGDLSKFGRGDASSPAPATTLAQTQQNQTQTHHTTQQPFLNPGLPPGYSYTSLPYYTGMPGLPNTFQYGPAVFPVAPTSSKQHGVNVGVNASATPFQQASGYGSHGYSTGVSVTSSNTGVPDISGSVYTKTPSFEKQGFHAGTPGASFSLPSALGSGGPINPPAAAGYAPAPFMHILAPHQQPHSQILHHHLQQDGQSGTGQRSQNASIQQKSQINKSGYNSYNWGAN
- the ubap2l gene encoding ubiquitin-associated protein 2-like isoform X1; amino-acid sequence: MMTSMGGNRARGSWEQTQGQTQSQTQHKQRPQATAEQIRLAQMISDHNDADFEEKVKQLIDITGKDQDESMIALHDCNGDVNRAINVLLEGSPDTDSWEMVGKKKGVSGQKEASQAETGEEGKENREKGGEKDVARRRGGAQRKGRGTSRGREFRGQENGLDGAKAGVAGRGAERGRRGRGRGRGTAGVSGRRGGRFSAQGMGQICKGPRYEIAGGERTFNPADYAEPAQTEDNYGGGSTWNNTGSMELEEGARLEYSAGEGTNYPPKFDSAPGAWRTATEEWGTEDWNEDLSETKIFTASNVASMPLPQENVTITKGQRIDLAVLLGKTPPSSSSETENPPMEAAQPPSLSQSLVFSNSKQGVPLSQTSSSTPYTQHSMVSMLSKGFGEVGDPKGGSTGTTGSQFLEQYKTAQALAQLAAQHSQSGPPNTAPSSWDNNATSLGQYDMKAQPESAVHAPFTKRQPYQTATSTSSMLDVFLQDKGLPPSSVSSSSSLAQQTTSSPHVVPPPASSLPKMAAVPSLGQQVSPSSSDPQGSSPLPLQQHKLKQQKKRTSITTKIPAMAVEMPGSADISGLNLQFGALQFGSEPVLPEYESTPSTTTPANQVQNSLYTSPSSESTPALSNSSQMDLYDQRASQTRRYPPSVSSSPQKDMQPKNGFSSIQATQSVEAAAGSAVSVKPASDSVTPVSTMGTLADSGSGPASLLATSNQTSISALGHGEDLPPSTIPPPQHNSSHPSQQNSLAPSSVRTSNSSLLHPSVDGDSSLHSSSFPSSVSAVPSSSVPSSSSSVAAAAQVSLGAPQAATVGSATVSATSGLGPVTSLAIGLNTASMGAPPTAAATVSASTAASTIPSSATSSSTRSSAASSGKAPPNLPPGVPPLLPNPYIMAPGLLHAYPPQVYGYDDLQMLQTRIPLDYYSIPFATPTTALTGREGSLTSNPYSGDLSKFGRGDASSPAPATTLAQTQQNQTQTHHTTQQPFLNPGLPPGYSYTSLPYYTGMPGLPNTFQYGPAVFPVAPTSSKQHGVNVGVNASATPFQQASGYGSHGYSTGYEDVGQASGSGDFCKGGYGTAVAAAASAQNKPASSVTGPGVGVSVTSSNTGVPDISGSVYTKTPSFEKQGFHAGTPGASFSLPSALGSGGPINPPAAAGYAPAPFMHILAPHQQPHSQILHHHLQQDGQSGTGQRSQNASIQQKSQINKSGYNSYNWGAN
- the ubap2l gene encoding ubiquitin-associated protein 2-like isoform X2, yielding MMTSMGGNRARGSWEQTQGQTQSQTQHKQRPQATAEQIRLAQMISDHNDADFEEKVKQLIDITGKDQDESMIALHDCNGDVNRAINVLLEGSPDTDSWEMVGKKKGVSGQKEASQAETGEEGKENREKGGEKDVARRRGGAQRKGRGTSRGREFRGQENGLDGAKAGVAGRGAERGRRGRGRGRGTAGVSGRRGGRFSAQGMGTFNPADYAEPAQTEDNYGGGSTWNNTGSMELEEGARLEYSAGEGTNYPPKFDSAPGAWRTATEEWGTEDWNEDLSETKIFTASNVASMPLPQENVTITKGQRIDLAVLLGKTPPSSSSETENPPMEAAQPPSLSQSLVFSNSKQGVPLSQTSSSTPYTQHSMVSMLSKGFGEVGDPKGGSTGTTGSQFLEQYKTAQALAQLAAQHSQSGPPNTAPSSWDNNATSLGQYDMKAQPESAVHAPFTKRQPYQTATSTSSMLDVFLQDKGLPPSSVSSSSSLAQQTTSSPHVVPPPASSLPKMAAVPSLGQQVSPSSSDPQGSSPLPLQQHKLKQQKKRTSITTKIPAMAVEMPGSADISGLNLQFGALQFGSEPVLPEYESTPSTTTPANQVQNSLYTSPSSESTPALSNSSQMDLYDQRASQTRRYPPSVSSSPQKDMQPKNGFSSIQATQSVEAAAGSAVSVKPASDSVTPVSTMGTLADSGSGPASLLATSNQTSISALGHGEDLPPSTIPPPQHNSSHPSQQNSLAPSSVRTSNSSLLHPSVDGDSSLHSSSFPSSVSAVPSSSVPSSSSSVAAAAQVSLGAPQAATVGSATVSATSGLGPVTSLAIGLNTASMGAPPTAAATVSASTAASTIPSSATSSSTRSSAASSGKAPPNLPPGVPPLLPNPYIMAPGLLHAYPPQVYGYDDLQMLQTRIPLDYYSIPFATPTTALTGREGSLTSNPYSGDLSKFGRGDASSPAPATTLAQTQQNQTQTHHTTQQPFLNPGLPPGYSYTSLPYYTGMPGLPNTFQYGPAVFPVAPTSSKQHGVNVGVNASATPFQQASGYGSHGYSTGYEDVGQASGSGDFCKGGYGTAVAAAASAQNKPASSVTGPGVGVSVTSSNTGVPDISGSVYTKTPSFEKQGFHAGTPGASFSLPSALGSGGPINPPAAAGYAPAPFMHILAPHQQPHSQILHHHLQQDGQSGTGQRSQNASIQQKSQINKSGYNSYNWGAN